The genomic region GCGCTCTCTCGTTGGTCTAGCTTTCTCTGACCTCCCGCTTACGCTTTTGGAGGGGACCTCCAGCAAGAAAAATTATTTCGACTGGATGCACATCCATAGTCTCCTATCAACGAAAAACCGACGGACTGCGGGGCTTCTATTTGACTTCTGAGGTGAAAACTAGAGGGGTATTTTGCCGACTCTCATTCCGACCGAGAATTTTTTCGCTACCTCTCTGAGCTCTGATACTGTACTCTCCAGTTGGCGGCAGAGGCTATGTCGATAAGCGACCTGTCACTCTTTTATAGGCAAGGTTCTGTTCGAACGGTACTGTGAAACGATCTCAATCCTGGGATTGATTCGAAAGTCGTTCAGGCGGCGCTACAACTCGTCGACGGAAACAATCATCCCCAGGAGATTGGCGCATCGGTTCGACGGGACATTCACTTAGCTGTCGTAGCAGACGTAAACGTCAATCTGTCTCGATTCCTCACCGGACTCGAGGATCTGCTTCCTGGTTCAGAGTCAGCGCACCTCAACAGAACCAGCACCACTCACTCGGGTGCGATCGACTCTAAAGATAGGTCGCTCTCTAGAAGACCATTTCTCGATGAAAGTATATTCATCTCTTACGTTGAACATACATACGCTTGTAAATATCCCCTATACAGGAGAGCGGATACAAATAATATACTTATTTCACTATGTGGATATTTAACTAATTTTGTATCTATATTATATATAATAGCTGGAATCAGTCGCTAGTTAGCTTTTGAAGTACAATTTCAAACATATACTCGAAATCGAGTTAATTTCCTAGGCTTATGAAGGGACCAGTCACTCTTTGATCGTAACGTCTCGCCTAGAAATAGATACACAGTCACTATAAGGCGGTATTTTAGCTGAATAGCATCTTCTTCTCCGTTCGGCCATCGGTTCATACTGATGCTACAGTAAAGACACTGATGCTCGAACCGAGCTCTGTCTAACTACGTTGAATTTGGAGCCCAGCCGCGGACATGACGTCTCTATCACTCAGAAGCGAAGCCTGGAGAACCGCATTCTATGCCTACACTGACCCTCTACGCACGCGTGAGGGACAAAGCAATACACCTTGGCGATCCGTCTCTCACCGGCAGCGAAAGATCCAACGAGACGACTGTTGTTCGTCGTGCTCACCCTGCAGATTCAGAATGTCTGGCGGTACTTACATTGGGTGTACGTGCCAATGCCCCGCCAAGGCAGTCGTTGCCTCTGGAAATGGCCATTCGACGAATTCGTCGACATGGGGACTCAGACAGTGTGGATGACCCTCGCGACGCGTCGGGCCGTCCCCGCAAACCGACCACGGGGCGACCGCTTCCACTGGTAACCAAGTCTACCCCACCGATCAGTGGTAACGCCGCCATGTCGGCGGCGATCAGCCGCCTGCGATTCTTAACCGATACGCCGCACTCGGACTCGAAGTGGGAGAGACGATCATTATGACCGCGGTGTCCGGTGCGTGGATTCAATCGAACGTAGCGCACGCTCGAACAAACGGTGTGAGAGCCACGAGATCCTGCCACTGTGGGAGCCGCGCGATAGGAATGGGAGGAGAAGATACCGGCCGTCTAGACGCTGAGAGGTGAATTACAAAGAAATCACGTACTGCGTTCTCGGACGCGGTCAGCCCGCATAGCACCAGGTGATGCCCGCGATCACGGTCAACTGTGTCCGATCAGGTCCAGTACGGTCGGCACGAGTTTGCCAGCGCTGGCTGTCGCGCTGACTGAATTATAACTATAACCATATTTTATCTATAGGAATTTACTTACCGCTCGGCAACTATTTTCCACTAAGCATGAGCGAAGGATCATACTCCAGAGACCCGTCACGCGAACCCGAACTACGAACAATTCTGCTTGGCGTTGGCGGGCGTGATGACTTCCGTGTCGACGCACTTGTGGATGTCGTCAAGGAAGTAGCCTCCAGTAACACCACGGTAATCATCGTCCATATTTTCGATACGGATTCCTACAAAGAAACAGTCAAGCAGGTAGCGAATACAGAGGATGAACACATCGAACCTGACGAACTAGCTGCTCAGATGAGCACTACCGAAGAGATTATCGGCCAGCTGGAAGCTAATTCGATCGACTACGAGGCTCGTGCGACGACCGGCAGAAAAGGAGACGGGATCGTCGAGATCGCCGAAGAGGCCGACGCTGATCGCGTGATCATCGGCGGCCGACAACGCTCTCCCGCCGGAAAGGCACTCTTCGGGAGCACAGCACAGAAAGTCATGCTGAACGCGCCCTGTCCGGTCACGTTCGTCCGCGATCGAGAGTGAGATCGCGATTCTCCTGACGCGTCCGTAGTGCGGACCCGGTATCACGGCTCCGAAACCGTACTCATCGCTGTTATCTGACTGAGT from Natrinema versiforme harbors:
- a CDS encoding universal stress protein — translated: MSEGSYSRDPSREPELRTILLGVGGRDDFRVDALVDVVKEVASSNTTVIIVHIFDTDSYKETVKQVANTEDEHIEPDELAAQMSTTEEIIGQLEANSIDYEARATTGRKGDGIVEIAEEADADRVIIGGRQRSPAGKALFGSTAQKVMLNAPCPVTFVRDRE